A genomic segment from Nocardiopsis sp. Huas11 encodes:
- a CDS encoding heme-binding protein, with translation MAAITLDQARTLIDGALKYAEANALQPLTVAVLDPGGVQVALARQDGSGLLRPDLAVAKAWGVLGLGMTTRAIAARAEQSPEFFTSVATLAQGRVVAVPGGVFIRDADGALLGAAGATGDTSLNDEMSLVAGIRAAGLIPETGAEEN, from the coding sequence TTGGCAGCCATCACTCTGGATCAGGCGCGGACGCTGATCGACGGCGCTCTGAAGTACGCCGAAGCCAACGCACTCCAACCACTCACCGTCGCCGTCCTGGACCCCGGCGGGGTCCAGGTCGCCCTGGCCCGCCAGGACGGCTCGGGCCTGCTGCGCCCCGACCTGGCCGTGGCCAAGGCCTGGGGCGTGCTCGGGCTCGGCATGACCACCCGGGCGATCGCCGCCCGGGCCGAGCAGTCACCGGAGTTCTTCACCTCCGTGGCGACCCTCGCCCAGGGGCGCGTCGTCGCGGTGCCCGGCGGTGTCTTCATCCGGGACGCCGACGGAGCGCTGCTGGGCGCGGCGGGCGCGACCGGTGACACCTCCCTCAACGACGAAATGAGCCTCGTCGCGGGCATTCGAGCCGCCGGTCTGATCCCCGAGACCGGGGCCGAGGAGAACTGA
- a CDS encoding erythromycin esterase family protein codes for MSLSDYGLRADPGPAVGRLLDAWGRTPLVLGMGEPTHGVERFLLLRNEVFAHLVEHRGFRTFALETDCLAAAAVDDHVSGRTRELDFDTALTHGFGAFPGNRALVAWIREYNEGREPGERVRFHGVDSPLEISGAASPRAALTTAAEYLREHLGRAPLDGLADIEDAAWENPAAMMDPSASVGGSDRARALRVAADDMMAVFEAEAPGLRRADSDEGYERALLFARTGRGLLRYHAAMASDAPDRVARMLAQRDAMMADHLLAIARSGAPAFVSAHNTHLQRSRSTVNFGGTDEHWWSAGTVAASVLGDGYAVIGTDSDTVATGGPSLQAALGQATRDRALFPVERLADLSGLGPAVSADYRYIPLSGLDGVDAVAFVRGVGLDELPKTY; via the coding sequence ATGTCCCTGTCTGACTACGGCCTGCGCGCCGACCCGGGCCCCGCGGTGGGGCGGCTCCTGGACGCGTGGGGGCGCACTCCCCTGGTCCTGGGGATGGGCGAGCCGACGCACGGCGTGGAGAGGTTCCTGCTGCTGCGCAACGAGGTGTTCGCCCATCTGGTGGAGCACCGGGGCTTTCGGACCTTCGCGCTGGAGACCGACTGCCTGGCCGCGGCCGCCGTCGACGACCACGTCAGCGGCCGGACGCGCGAGCTGGACTTCGACACGGCCCTGACCCACGGGTTCGGCGCCTTCCCGGGCAACCGCGCCCTGGTCGCGTGGATCCGCGAGTACAACGAGGGCCGGGAACCCGGGGAACGGGTCCGGTTCCACGGTGTGGACTCGCCCCTGGAGATCTCGGGTGCGGCGAGCCCGCGCGCGGCCCTGACGACCGCGGCAGAGTACCTGCGCGAGCACCTCGGACGCGCGCCGCTGGACGGCCTCGCGGACATCGAGGACGCCGCCTGGGAGAACCCCGCGGCGATGATGGACCCCTCGGCCTCCGTCGGCGGCTCCGACCGGGCGCGCGCCCTGCGGGTGGCCGCCGACGACATGATGGCCGTGTTCGAGGCCGAGGCCCCGGGCCTGCGGCGGGCCGACTCCGACGAGGGCTACGAGCGCGCGCTGCTGTTCGCCCGGACCGGGCGGGGGCTGCTGCGCTACCACGCGGCCATGGCCTCCGACGCGCCCGACCGGGTGGCGCGCATGCTCGCGCAGCGGGACGCGATGATGGCGGACCACCTCCTGGCGATCGCCCGGTCAGGGGCGCCGGCCTTCGTCAGCGCGCACAACACCCACTTGCAGCGCAGCCGGTCGACCGTGAACTTCGGTGGGACGGACGAGCACTGGTGGAGCGCCGGGACGGTCGCGGCGTCGGTGCTCGGGGACGGCTACGCCGTCATCGGCACCGACTCCGACACGGTGGCGACCGGTGGGCCGAGCCTGCAGGCCGCGCTGGGCCAGGCCACGCGGGACCGGGCGCTGTTCCCCGTGGAGCGGCTGGCCGACCTGTCCGGCCTGGGCCCCGCCGTCTCCGCGGACTACAGGTACATCCCGCTCTCCGGGCTCGACGGCGTCGACGCGGTCGCCTTCGTCCGGGGGGTCGGGCTGGACGAACTGCCGAAAACCTACTGA
- a CDS encoding MerR family DNA-binding transcriptional regulator has protein sequence MRPIDLAREHGLSAQAVRNYEDEGILPPAERGANGYRRYTPVHAQALRAFLALREGFGHGTAARVMRAAGRDDEADLFRLLDQAHADLLQERRTLDEVTTALGALTEDPRPHSGGVTIGALAHRLGMHPASLRKWERAGILRPVRDPATGYRLYPPDVVRDAHAAEQLRRGGYGLARIADFVARLRSAGGGDALDDLLRQWRARIARRSRAMLAAGSPLDEYLALPARLRSELGTRA, from the coding sequence ATGCGACCGATCGACCTCGCCCGCGAGCACGGGCTCTCCGCGCAGGCGGTCCGCAACTATGAGGACGAGGGGATCCTGCCGCCCGCCGAGCGTGGCGCCAACGGCTACCGCCGCTACACGCCCGTCCACGCGCAGGCGCTACGGGCCTTCCTCGCCCTGCGCGAAGGGTTCGGCCACGGGACGGCGGCGCGGGTCATGCGCGCGGCCGGCCGCGACGACGAGGCGGACCTGTTCCGCCTGCTCGACCAGGCGCACGCCGACCTCCTCCAGGAGCGCCGGACCCTGGACGAGGTCACCACCGCCCTCGGCGCCCTCACCGAGGACCCGCGGCCGCACTCGGGCGGCGTGACCATCGGAGCGCTCGCCCACCGGCTCGGAATGCACCCGGCCTCCCTGCGCAAGTGGGAGCGGGCCGGGATCCTGCGGCCCGTGCGCGATCCGGCCACGGGCTACCGCCTCTACCCGCCGGACGTGGTCCGCGACGCCCACGCGGCCGAGCAGTTGCGGCGCGGCGGCTACGGGCTGGCCCGGATCGCGGACTTCGTGGCGCGGCTCCGGTCCGCCGGCGGCGGTGACGCCCTCGACGACCTCCTCCGGCAGTGGCGCGCCCGCATCGCCCGGCGGAGCCGGGCCATGCTGGCGGCCGGAAGCCCCTTGGACGAGTACCTGGCCCTGCCGGCCCGCCTTCGGTCGGAGCTCGGCACGCGGGCCTGA
- a CDS encoding ABC transporter permease, producing the protein MPGDSSVRDRQIQGLDALEMKPGEGRRDGALARARTLWSATWPKLVAVAIVLAAWQAVAWSGWRPVYVFPGPDQVLPRIAQEVTSPGFWEAVGVTMRRAFTGFALALVVGVLLGLAVSRIKVLRVAIGSLITGLQTMPSIVWFPFAMLLYGISESAIMFVIILGAAPSIAGGLISGIDYVPRQLMRAGQAMGLRGVQRYTLLIVPAALPMFVTGLKQGWAFAWRSLMAGELLVIIDQQNSIGWALSQARQLNDAEQLLGYVVIVLFIGIVIDVFFTWADRSIRARWGVSAS; encoded by the coding sequence ATGCCGGGTGACTCCTCCGTGCGGGACCGCCAGATCCAGGGCCTGGACGCCCTGGAGATGAAGCCGGGCGAGGGCCGCCGGGACGGCGCCCTGGCCAGGGCGCGCACCCTGTGGTCGGCCACGTGGCCCAAACTGGTGGCCGTGGCCATCGTCCTGGCCGCCTGGCAGGCCGTGGCATGGAGCGGCTGGCGGCCGGTCTACGTCTTCCCCGGGCCCGACCAGGTCCTGCCCCGCATCGCCCAGGAGGTCACCTCGCCGGGGTTCTGGGAGGCGGTCGGCGTCACCATGCGCCGGGCCTTCACGGGCTTCGCGCTGGCCCTGGTGGTCGGTGTCCTGCTGGGGCTGGCGGTGTCGCGGATCAAGGTCCTGCGGGTGGCCATCGGGTCGCTGATCACCGGCCTGCAGACCATGCCGTCGATCGTGTGGTTCCCGTTCGCCATGCTGCTGTACGGCATCAGCGAGTCGGCGATCATGTTCGTCATCATCCTGGGCGCGGCGCCCTCGATCGCGGGCGGGCTCATCTCCGGGATCGACTACGTGCCGCGCCAGCTCATGCGCGCGGGCCAGGCCATGGGCCTGCGCGGGGTCCAGCGCTACACGCTGCTCATCGTCCCGGCGGCACTGCCGATGTTCGTCACCGGGCTCAAACAGGGCTGGGCCTTCGCCTGGCGCTCCCTCATGGCCGGGGAGCTCCTGGTCATCATCGACCAGCAGAACTCCATCGGGTGGGCGCTGAGCCAGGCCCGCCAGCTCAACGACGCCGAGCAGCTGCTCGGCTACGTCGTCATCGTGCTGTTCATCGGCATCGTCATCGACGTGTTCTTCACCTGGGCCGACCGCTCGATCCGCGCGCGGTGGGGCGTCAGCGCCTCCTGA
- a CDS encoding ABC transporter ATP-binding protein, with protein MSVTTESPARTRAAAIEIDRITKVFGHGTGALTAIDGMSVTVRPREFVAIVGASGCGKSTLLSLVAGLEEPTVGTVDTGGHRVAMMFQEASLFPWLTIGGNIEVPMKVNGVPRAERKRRVSELLDLVRLSGFAHKRPHQLSGGMRQRVALARALAQDADVLLMDEPFGALDAMTRDILHGEVERIWREKSLTILFVTHNVREAVRLGDRVILLSSRPGRVIEEFAVTGRRPRRIDSAEIASQAAEITDRLRVEVSRHAG; from the coding sequence GTGAGCGTCACGACCGAGAGCCCGGCCCGCACACGCGCCGCCGCCATCGAGATCGACCGGATCACGAAGGTGTTCGGCCACGGGACCGGCGCGCTGACCGCCATCGACGGCATGTCCGTCACCGTGCGGCCGCGCGAGTTCGTCGCGATCGTCGGAGCCTCCGGCTGCGGCAAGAGCACACTGCTCTCCCTCGTCGCGGGGCTGGAGGAGCCCACCGTCGGGACCGTGGACACGGGCGGCCACCGGGTGGCCATGATGTTCCAGGAGGCGTCGCTCTTCCCCTGGCTCACCATCGGCGGCAACATCGAGGTGCCCATGAAGGTCAACGGGGTGCCCCGGGCCGAGCGCAAACGGCGGGTGAGCGAACTCCTGGACCTGGTGCGGCTGAGCGGTTTCGCGCACAAGCGCCCGCACCAGCTCTCCGGCGGCATGCGCCAGCGCGTCGCCCTGGCCCGCGCCCTGGCCCAGGACGCCGACGTCCTGCTCATGGACGAGCCCTTCGGCGCGCTCGACGCGATGACCCGCGACATCCTGCACGGCGAGGTCGAGCGGATCTGGCGGGAGAAGTCGCTCACCATCCTGTTCGTCACGCACAACGTGCGCGAGGCCGTGCGACTCGGCGACCGGGTCATCCTGCTCTCCAGCCGCCCCGGCCGCGTGATCGAGGAGTTCGCGGTGACCGGGCGCCGGCCCCGCCGGATCGACTCCGCCGAGATCGCCTCCCAGGCCGCCGAGATCACCGACCGACTGCGTGTGGAGGTGTCGCGCCATGCCGGGTGA
- the xylB gene encoding xylulokinase yields the protein MALVAGIDSSTQSCKVVVCDADSGAVVREARAPHPDGTEIHPDAWWSALSDASEGLMEGVAAVAVAGQQHGMVTVDDDGEVVRPALLWNDSRSAGAADDLVAELGGAKAWADAVGSVPVASFTVTKLRWLAEHEPEAAARVAGVMLPHDWLTWRLGGGGEPTTDRGDASGTGYWSPPEDAYRTDLLVRAFGREIDVPRVAAPSEVVGHTPSGALIAPGTGDNMGAALGLGLRPGDAALSLGTSGTVFAVNDAATRDAGGTVSGFADATGRFLPLVCTLNAARVLTATAAMLGVDLAGLDALAMSAEPGAEGVVLLPYLDGERTPVLPDAAGSLHGLRRSNMRPENIARAAVEGMLCGLADGMTALTDTGVPVRRVLLLGGGARSAAVRAIAPTVLGAPVVAPPAAEYVAVGAARQAAWALAGTAEPPAWDTAEAGPAAEPALVPEVRERYARARHAAHGV from the coding sequence ATGGCCCTGGTCGCCGGAATCGACAGTTCGACGCAGTCCTGCAAGGTCGTGGTCTGCGACGCCGACAGCGGCGCGGTGGTGCGCGAGGCCCGCGCACCGCACCCCGACGGCACCGAGATCCATCCCGACGCGTGGTGGTCGGCGCTGTCCGACGCCTCCGAGGGCCTGATGGAGGGCGTGGCGGCCGTGGCCGTGGCCGGGCAGCAGCACGGCATGGTGACCGTGGACGACGACGGCGAGGTCGTCCGCCCCGCCCTGCTGTGGAACGACTCCCGATCGGCCGGGGCCGCCGACGACCTGGTCGCCGAACTCGGCGGCGCCAAGGCGTGGGCCGATGCCGTTGGGAGCGTTCCCGTGGCGAGCTTCACGGTGACCAAGCTGCGATGGCTGGCCGAGCACGAGCCCGAGGCCGCCGCGCGGGTGGCCGGGGTGATGCTCCCCCACGACTGGCTCACCTGGCGCCTGGGCGGCGGGGGCGAGCCGACCACCGACCGGGGCGACGCCTCGGGCACCGGGTACTGGTCGCCGCCGGAGGACGCCTACCGCACCGACCTGCTGGTACGGGCCTTCGGCCGCGAGATCGACGTGCCGCGCGTGGCCGCCCCCTCCGAAGTGGTCGGGCACACCCCGTCCGGAGCGCTCATCGCCCCGGGCACGGGCGACAACATGGGCGCGGCCCTGGGCCTGGGGCTGCGGCCAGGCGACGCGGCGCTGTCGCTGGGCACCAGCGGCACGGTGTTCGCGGTCAACGACGCGGCCACGCGCGATGCCGGGGGCACGGTGTCCGGCTTCGCCGACGCCACCGGCCGCTTCCTGCCGCTGGTCTGCACGCTCAACGCCGCGCGGGTGCTGACCGCCACCGCCGCGATGCTCGGCGTCGACCTGGCCGGGCTCGACGCGCTTGCCATGTCCGCCGAGCCGGGCGCCGAGGGCGTCGTCCTGCTGCCCTACCTGGACGGTGAGCGCACGCCGGTGCTCCCCGACGCCGCCGGTTCGCTGCACGGACTGCGCCGGTCGAACATGCGACCGGAGAACATCGCCCGCGCGGCCGTGGAGGGCATGCTCTGCGGGCTGGCCGACGGGATGACCGCGCTGACCGACACCGGGGTTCCGGTGCGCCGCGTGCTCCTGCTGGGCGGGGGCGCCCGTTCGGCCGCGGTGCGCGCGATCGCGCCGACGGTCCTGGGGGCACCGGTGGTGGCGCCGCCCGCCGCCGAGTACGTCGCCGTCGGCGCCGCCCGTCAGGCGGCCTGGGCACTGGCCGGCACCGCGGAGCCGCCGGCCTGGGACACCGCCGAGGCGGGGCCGGCCGCGGAGCCCGCCCTGGTGCCCGAGGTCCGCGAGCGCTACGCGCGGGCCCGACACGCCGCCCACGGGGTCTAG
- a CDS encoding ABC transporter substrate-binding protein, whose product MSVRTPVLTAAALAVSLAAAGCAFGGADDGGDDLTVGYLTNITHAPALVADHDGAYADALGEDAQVTVQTFNAGPDLVNALFSGEVDAAFIGPNPTINGWAQSEGAALRVVAGSTSGGAGLVVRPGIDDVDDLVGTTLSTPQLGNTQDVALRHFAREQGWEFDTAGGGDLSIIPQQNAEIVDAFALGEIDGAFLPEPHLSRLLQEHDGHLLVDEADLWPSTDGAFVTANLVVGADYLDAHPDRVERLLRAHLDTVDRMNADPDQAQRTAADRLAEITGSRLPPETVESAFGRLEFTVDPIAPSLTAGAEHAESVGLLDPVDLDGLYVLEPLNALLAQDGRDQITGPQEDK is encoded by the coding sequence ATGAGCGTGCGAACGCCCGTCCTCACCGCGGCGGCCCTGGCCGTGAGCCTGGCGGCCGCCGGGTGCGCCTTCGGCGGCGCCGACGACGGCGGCGACGACCTCACCGTGGGCTACCTGACCAACATCACCCACGCCCCGGCCCTGGTCGCCGACCACGACGGCGCCTACGCCGACGCGCTGGGCGAGGACGCCCAGGTCACCGTCCAGACCTTCAACGCCGGCCCGGACCTGGTCAACGCGCTCTTCTCCGGCGAGGTCGACGCCGCCTTCATCGGCCCCAACCCCACCATCAACGGGTGGGCGCAGTCCGAGGGCGCCGCGCTGAGGGTCGTGGCCGGCTCGACCTCCGGCGGGGCGGGCCTGGTCGTAAGGCCCGGCATCGACGACGTCGACGACCTGGTCGGCACCACCCTGTCCACGCCCCAGCTCGGCAACACCCAGGACGTGGCCCTGCGGCACTTCGCCCGGGAACAGGGATGGGAGTTCGACACCGCGGGCGGCGGCGACCTGTCGATCATCCCCCAGCAGAACGCCGAGATCGTGGACGCCTTCGCCCTCGGGGAGATCGACGGCGCCTTCCTGCCCGAGCCCCACCTGAGCCGTCTGCTCCAGGAGCACGACGGCCACCTCCTGGTGGACGAGGCCGACCTGTGGCCCTCGACCGACGGCGCGTTCGTCACCGCCAACCTCGTGGTCGGCGCCGACTACCTCGACGCCCACCCCGACCGCGTCGAGCGCCTCCTGCGCGCGCACCTGGACACCGTCGACCGGATGAACGCCGACCCCGACCAGGCTCAGCGGACCGCCGCCGACCGACTGGCCGAGATCACCGGCAGCCGACTGCCCCCCGAGACCGTCGAGTCCGCCTTCGGCCGCCTGGAGTTCACCGTCGACCCCATCGCCCCGTCCCTGACCGCCGGAGCCGAGCACGCCGAGTCCGTCGGACTGCTCGACCCCGTCGACCTGGACGGCCTGTACGTACTCGAACCGCTCAACGCCCTGCTCGCGCAGGACGGACGGGACCAGATCACCGGACCCCAGGAGGACAAGTGA